The Actinomycetota bacterium genome includes a region encoding these proteins:
- a CDS encoding cold-shock protein, with product MTVGTVKWFNADKGYGFIQPESGEDVFVHFSAIQTSGYRSLNEGQAVEFDVAQGPKGPQAANVRPIEAQ from the coding sequence ATGACTGTTGGCACCGTGAAGTGGTTCAACGCTGACAAGGGCTACGGCTTCATCCAGCCCGAGTCCGGCGAGGACGTCTTCGTGCACTTCAGCGCCATCCAGACGAGCGGCTACCGCTCGCTGAACGAAGGCCAGGCCGTCGAGTTCGACGTGGCCCAGGGCCCCAAGGGCCCGCAGGCCGCCAACGTGCGGCCGATCGAGGCGCAGTAG